The window AGGGGCATATAACCATCGCGCCTCTTCAATTTCTTCCTTAAAGTCTTTTCGAAGTATCTCAGCCTGACGAAATTCCAAATCAGCTGAGTATTCGTTGTCTTCATACAGATTCAGCATATCATAGAAGAATCCGCAATCTTGTTTCATGGCTTGATAGCCGTCTGCAAAATGACCGGAGGCCTTCAAAAAAGCTGACCAGGACATTTCCCTCCGCTCATACCGCAGAAACAAACAACCGATATGGAGATCAAATAATGAATCCTCGAAAGCTTCGAACGGCTCCGAAAAGGCGTAGGTATTCACAATCCTCTCTGCGTCTTTATTATAGCTGGTTACCGCAAGGTCAATAATCCAGTAGGGTGGTTTATCTAACTTTTCAATGATGTCGTCGCAGAACATGAAATAGTGCTTATACCAAATCAGCCCGGATTCAAGCATGATCGCCATTCTTCTTGCGAATTGTTTGTCCAGTTCTATCATCATATAAGAAAATCTGCCGAAGCCAGAACAACAGAGGTCTCGATTTGCCGCTCCGGAATATCCCAGTACCTTTGCAGGAGCGTCTTTTTCTCGTTCGCGGTAACCAGAGCAAATCCGTTTTTAATATAAAAAGAGATCGCCCAGGACGCAGCTTCCCAGGTGCCGATCAGGATAGGCCTCTCCGTAAGGGAAGTAATATGTCTTAACAGCGCAGACCCGATGCCGCCTTGACGCCGGGCTGTTCGGACATACGCATGCCGGATTAATGCCACCTCGCCTTTATCCTGAATGCCCATCACCCCCACAAGCTCTCCGTCCTCTTCGATCCCCCAGAAAACAACCCCATTCTCAATCTCCTGGCCCAGCTCTTCCCGGCTCATATACGGCTCGTGATACCGGTCAGCTGGAATAACCCCCTGGTACGCCTTGGCTGCATCGTTAATAATCCGGTACATGGTATCCTCATCTTGTTTCCCGCATAAGCGAATCATTCTAGCCCTCCCCTGTCTGGATGAATGTCATATTAGACAACCCTGTTTTAACAGCTAATCCCCATCCAAACTCCTCCTTACGTGATAGTTCAGCACGAATAGAGTTTAGACCCTTTCTCCACTGCATAGGCACACTCGCAAAGTCCGGGCGGATACGTCCATCCTGTACAGGCGGATTCCAGCACCAGTTACCTTGATATACTTCTGTATCATTTACCCATAGCCGGATCGAGTCGCTGAAACCAAGTGTTAGGATCG of the Paenibacillus pedocola genome contains:
- a CDS encoding GNAT family N-acetyltransferase, with amino-acid sequence MIRLCGKQDEDTMYRIINDAAKAYQGVIPADRYHEPYMSREELGQEIENGVVFWGIEEDGELVGVMGIQDKGEVALIRHAYVRTARRQGGIGSALLRHITSLTERPILIGTWEAASWAISFYIKNGFALVTANEKKTLLQRYWDIPERQIETSVVLASADFLI